DNA from Halomonas sp. GFAJ-1:
AAAAGGGTGGGAGGGGTCCAGGCCGATAGGGCTAATCACCGGCATGATTTCGCGCTCAAAAAACGCCTGTACCCAGGCTTTTAGGGCATCATCCCACTGATCTCGGCGGCGAAAGCGTAGCCCCTGCGCCTCCAGGGCAGGCAGCAGCACCTCATTTAAAATTTGATATTGGCGCGCAATCTGCTGGTGGGCAATCTCGGAGACTTCTACCAGTAGCGCTTTAGGCAAGCGGCCGTCGGCGGCGGTGGTATCATCGCCCAGTGCTAGCTGATGCTTTAGGCCCGCAACGCGAATTTCAAAAAACTCATCCATGTTGGATGAAAAAATCAGCAGAAACATTAGTCGGTTAAGAAGCGGGTGCGCGTCATCCAGCGCTTGTTCCAACACGCGAATATTAAACTGCAAATGTGAAAGTTCGCGGTTGAAATAGAGCTGCGGGTCGTCCAAGTCGGCTTCCGAGTGGGACTCCCGTGCCTGCACACCGGTGGGCGTTCGATTGATGCGCAGTGGCAAGCTTTCCCCTTCGCCACTGTATGGCTCAGTAGGCGTTAATGGCATTGAATCTGATAGTTGGTTGTCCATAGCTGCCCCGCGTAAATGACCTATCTCAAGCATAGCGTGTTAACGCTTATTTACGGCAGTATGAAGGGGGTAGATGACAAACAGGTGTCACCTGTTTGTCATCTTAGCAGCGTAACTAGGGAAGTGAGAGGTTAGCGCTGTAGCAGGCGAGCGGCCTCAAGGGCAAAGTACGTTAATATTCCGTCGGCGCCGGCGCGCTTAAAGCACATCAGCGACTCAAGTATCACGGGTTCAGCCTCTAGCCAGCCGTTATCGAAGGCGGCGCGATGCATGGCGTACTCACCGCTTACTTGGTAGGCAAACGTAGGCACTTGCAGCTCGCTTTTGACACGGCGTACTACATCTAGGTAAGGCATGCCGGGTTTGACCATCACCATATCGGCGCCTTCAGCGATATCCATGGCAACCTCATGAAGTGCTTCATCGCTGTTGGCAGGATCCATCTGGTAAGTACGCTTATCCGCTTTGCCCAGGTTGGCAGCGGAGCCGACAGCATCGCGAAAGGGGCCGTAATAGTGAGAGGCATATTTGGCGCTGTAGGCCATAATGCGCACGTTGTGCAGGTGCTCCTGCTCCAGAACCTGACGGATGCCGCCAATGCGACCATCCATCATGTCGGAGGGGGCCACAACGTCGGCACCCGCTTCAGCGTGGGAGAGCGCCTGCTTGAGTAAGGTGTCTACGGTGCGGTCATTCAGCACATAGCCCTGCTCATCAATGATGCCGTCCTGACCATGAATGGTATAAGGGTCGAGGGCAACGTCGGTAATAATACCAAGCTCTGGTAGCGCCTCTTTTAGGGCACGTACGCAGCGCTGCACCAAACCGTTCGCGTTATAAGCTTCTTCCGCCAGTTCGCTCTTCTGCTCCTTGCCCACTACGGGGAAGAGTGCCAGCGCCGGAATGCCGAGGGCATGAGCTTCGCGGGCCTGTTCAATGAGCAGGTCGATGGATAAGCGCTCAACGCCTGGCATTGAAGCGACGGCTTCACGCTTGTTTTCACCCTCTAGCACAAACACCGGGAAAATAAGATCTGCCGGCGTTAACGTTGTCTCCTGCATCAGGCGACGTGAGAAGTCGTCACGGCGCATGCGGCGCATACGAGTGGCGGGGAAGTGACGGGTGCTTGGTATACTCAAAGGAGTTCTCCGCAAAACGCTAACATAAGGGTGCCCGTAGGCTTACAGTGAGTATATCAGCCATAACCTGCGGCGAAAGCCGCCTTGTGGCGGTTAGGCAGACTGACTAGAGTGAAACGTTTGCCAAGTCGCTAGGCAAGTGGTGAAAATAACGGCGACCATAAGGAGATAGGCATGACCAAACAGGTAGCAATCGTATTAGCAGGCTGCGGCGTTTTTGATGGTTCAGAAATTTACGAAACCACACTAACCCTGCTGCGCCTGGATCAGTTGGGCATTGGTTACCGCTGTTTTGCGCCGGATGTGGAGCAGCACCATGTGATTAATCATGTAACCCAGTCACCTGTTGAGAGGGAGGCGCGCAACGTACTGCAAGAGTCGGCCCGGCTGGCCCGAGGCGAGATCAGCCCTATCACCGAGCTAAATGCCGATGAATTTGACGCGGTGATTGTGCCCGGTGGGTTTGGTGCCGCTAAGAACTTGTCTGACTTTGCTACGCAAGGCGACAGCATGCAGGTGCTGGAGAGCCTAAAAGATGCGCTAGCGGGCTTTAAACAAGACGCTAAGCCCATTGGCCTAATGTGCATTGCACCGGTGATGGTGCCCCGTCTGCTGGGTGAAGGCATCGCAGTGACTATCGGCCATGACCCCGCCGTGTCAGGTGCCATCAGTGCTATGGGTGGGCTACACCGCAGCTGTAGCGTCGAGGATATTGTCGTGGACTTAGAGCATCGCGTCGTCACAACACCTGCCTATATGCTCGCCACGCGGATTAGCGAAGCCGCCACGGGTATCTTTAAATTGGTTGATCGTATTGATGAAATGATGGAGTGAACGAACGCTCGCCGCGGTTGAGTAAATAGAGCAAAAAACCCCTGCCATCTAAGATGGCAGGGGTTTTTTAGTGAGCGCTTATGGGTAGTTAGCCGCTATTCGTTCTCTTCATCGGCAGCTTCGGTCTTGCGCTTGCGCACTAGGCGGCCAAACAGCAGCCCCACTTCATAGAGCAGGTACATGGGGATTGCGAGAAGGCTCTGGGAAATAATATCGGGGGGCGTTAATAGCATCCCCACGACAAAGCAGCCCAACACAATATAGGGCCGTTTTTTGGAGAGACTTTCAACAGTGGTAGCGCCTGAAAGAATCAGCAAAAAGGTGGCAATGGGGATTTCAAAAGCGACACCAAACGCAAAAAATAGCTTCAGCACAAAGTTAAGGTACTGATTAATGTCGGTCATTACCGCGACATTTTCTGGACCTGTTTGGGTGAAGAACTCAAACAGCAGCGGAAACACCACGTAATAAGCAAATGCCGCGCCAGCGTAAAACAGCGCAACGCTAGACACCAAAATAGGAATCGCCAGCGCTTTTTCATTATCGTATAGCCCCGGCGCCACAAACGCCCACGCCTGGTGGAGCACAAAGGGGATAGCGATAAACACAGCGACCACTAAGGTCAGCTTAAAGGGGGCAAGGAAAGGAGAGGCTACCTCGGTAGCAATCATCTGTGACCCTTCAGGTAGCAGGGCCATTAATGGATCGGCAACAAAGGTATAAATATCATTAGCAAAGGCATAAAGACCGAGGAAGATCACCAGAATGACGACCACGGATTTTATGAGGCGCGTTCGCAGCTCTATTAGGTGCTCAATAAGCGGGGCTTGGCTTTGCTCGTTACGCGGCTCCTGTGAATCGCCAGACATGCTCATTGGTGATTGCTATCCTTTTTAACATCGGCCTTTTTAAGATCAGCCTTTTCAAGGTCGGCGGTGTGAAGATCCGTGCTATTAGCATCCTCGCGTACCGTTTGTAGGGCGTCGTCTAACCGGGCGCTGGCGCTGGCGACTCGCTGTTCAGTTTCATGCTGCGCGGCGGGCGTTGAGGTGTTGGCCGGGGATGAGTCGGCAATGCTCTCAACGTCCTGCTTCACTTTCGTTAAGCTGTCATCGAGCCTTTTTTGCTGCTCGTTAAGCTTTTGGCGCAGCTCTTCTGCTTCCAGCTGGGCGCTAATTTCACGCTGCATACCGGATACCGTTCGCTTGATCTTGCCAATCCACATACCCGCAGTACGCGCCGCTTTTGGCAAGCGCTCAGGACCGAGAACCAGCAGCGAGACGATGCCAATAAGCATGAGTTCAAGGAAGCCGATATCCAGCATGGGTTATTTGCGCTCTTGGTTGCTGTCTACAGGGCGGCTCTCTTCCGCTTGTGCCGCACGCTTCTCTTCGGCCTGCACATCGTAAGTGTTGCCAGCCTCTTCATGGCTTACCTTTGCCTGGGGCTGATCAGCGTCTTTTTTCTCGCCGTCTTTCTCTTCTTCGTGCATCGCTTTTTTGAAGCCTTTGACTGCACCACCTAGGTCGGTGCCCACATTACGCAGCTTTTTAGTGCCGAAAATCAGGATAATAATGCCCAGAACAATCAGCAGCTGCCAAATACTGATACCACCTAACATATGCATTTCCTCATCGGTGCAGGTTAACGTTGTGTGCGAGACGCTTTTTCGTCGTGACCAGAAATACCCAACCGCTTTGCTAGCTCATCGAGTACGCACTGGTGATCCAGGTCTAAGTGCGACAGCATCACCAGGCTATGAAACCACAGGTCGGCGGTTTCAGCGATCAACGCTTTACGTGCTTGCTCGCCACCGTGTTCGGCATCTTTTGCTGCGAGCAGCGTTTCAGTCGCTTCTTCGCCAACTTTTTCGAGTATCTTGTTCAAACCCTTATGATGCAAGGAGGCAACATAAGAATCTTCTGCTGACGCATGGCGGCGCTGCTTCAATACCTCGGCTAAAGCGTCCAATACGGGCGTTTGGTTAGCGGTTGTGCTCATGGTGTTCCTTGTTGAATCGGCAGGGCATTTTAGTCTCGCTGGCCGGCGGGTTTTACTGCCACAACAGCAGCAGTAGCCCTAGGCCAGCTGCGGCTAATACGGGCCACTCTTGGGTGGCAGCCCAGCTGCTAAGCGGTTGCCACGCTAAGGCAATTGCCACCAGAATCAAACCCACCCGTAGCCGGTACTGGCGTTTACCTTGGCGTGTTAACTGGCTGTGCATGTTACTCAGAGTGCTGACCTGTTGATGAC
Protein-coding regions in this window:
- a CDS encoding delta-aminolevulinic acid dehydratase (catalyzes the formation of porphobilinogen from 5-aminolevulinate) — encoded protein: MSIPSTRHFPATRMRRMRRDDFSRRLMQETTLTPADLIFPVFVLEGENKREAVASMPGVERLSIDLLIEQAREAHALGIPALALFPVVGKEQKSELAEEAYNANGLVQRCVRALKEALPELGIITDVALDPYTIHGQDGIIDEQGYVLNDRTVDTLLKQALSHAEAGADVVAPSDMMDGRIGGIRQVLEQEHLHNVRIMAYSAKYASHYYGPFRDAVGSAANLGKADKRTYQMDPANSDEALHEVAMDIAEGADMVMVKPGMPYLDVVRRVKSELQVPTFAYQVSGEYAMHRAAFDNGWLEAEPVILESLMCFKRAGADGILTYFALEAARLLQR
- a CDS encoding twin arginine-targeting protein translocase TatC; translation: MSMSGDSQEPRNEQSQAPLIEHLIELRTRLIKSVVVILVIFLGLYAFANDIYTFVADPLMALLPEGSQMIATEVASPFLAPFKLTLVVAVFIAIPFVLHQAWAFVAPGLYDNEKALAIPILVSSVALFYAGAAFAYYVVFPLLFEFFTQTGPENVAVMTDINQYLNFVLKLFFAFGVAFEIPIATFLLILSGATTVESLSKKRPYIVLGCFVVGMLLTPPDIISQSLLAIPMYLLYEVGLLFGRLVRKRKTEAADEENE
- a CDS encoding preprotein translocase subunit TatA produces the protein MLGGISIWQLLIVLGIIILIFGTKKLRNVGTDLGGAVKGFKKAMHEEEKDGEKKDADQPQAKVSHEEAGNTYDVQAEEKRAAQAEESRPVDSNQERK
- a CDS encoding twin arginine-targeting protein translocase TatB, which produces MLDIGFLELMLIGIVSLLVLGPERLPKAARTAGMWIGKIKRTVSGMQREISAQLEAEELRQKLNEQQKRLDDSLTKVKQDVESIADSSPANTSTPAAQHETEQRVASASARLDDALQTVREDANSTDLHTADLEKADLKKADVKKDSNHQ
- a CDS encoding isoprenoid biosynthesis protein ElbB, which encodes MTKQVAIVLAGCGVFDGSEIYETTLTLLRLDQLGIGYRCFAPDVEQHHVINHVTQSPVEREARNVLQESARLARGEISPITELNADEFDAVIVPGGFGAAKNLSDFATQGDSMQVLESLKDALAGFKQDAKPIGLMCIAPVMVPRLLGEGIAVTIGHDPAVSGAISAMGGLHRSCSVEDIVVDLEHRVVTTPAYMLATRISEAATGIFKLVDRIDEMME
- a CDS encoding phosphoribosyl-ATP diphosphatase — protein: MSTTANQTPVLDALAEVLKQRRHASAEDSYVASLHHKGLNKILEKVGEEATETLLAAKDAEHGGEQARKALIAETADLWFHSLVMLSHLDLDHQCVLDELAKRLGISGHDEKASRTQR